In the Vulpes lagopus strain Blue_001 chromosome 16, ASM1834538v1, whole genome shotgun sequence genome, one interval contains:
- the FAM216B gene encoding protein FAM216B encodes MGEKQRRQQKLSNVPRIPCIRVPSSACNTSLMKDLTQGQQRYFYSIMRIYNSRPQWEALQNRYIHSLQHQQLLGYITQQEALACATVLRDSTKRASAKVAPQRSIPQKPSAMTRTRLSALPMSVVRPRAQSAELGSLRN; translated from the exons atgggagaaaaacagagaagacaACAAAAGCTTTCAAATGTCCCACGGATTCCTTGCATTCGGgtcccttcctctgcctgcaaCACTTCCTTAATGAAG GACCTAACCCAAGGGCAGCAGCGCTACTTTTACAGCATCATGAGGATTTATAATTCCAGGCCCCAGTGGGAGGCTCTGCAGAACCGCTATATTCACAGCCTTCAGCACCAGCAGCTGCTTG GCTACATTACTCAACAAGAAGCTTTGGCTTGTGCCACTGTACTTAGAGATTCAACCAAGAGAGCCTCAGCTAAGGTAGCTCCTCAAAGATCCATCCCCCAGAAGCCTTCAGCCATGACAAGAACACGGCTGTCAGCACTACCTATGTCTGTGGTTCGACCCAGGGCTCAAAGTGCAGAGCTTGGATCCCTCAGGAATTGA
- the LOC121476820 gene encoding protein CEBPZOS: protein MARTMEPLAKKIFKGVLVVELLGVFGAYFLFNRMNTSQDFRQTMSKKFPFILEVYYKSIEQSGMYGVREQDQEKWLNSKN from the coding sequence ATGGCTCGCACTATGGAACCACTGGCAAAGAAGATCTTTAAAGGAGTTTTAGTAGTTGAGCTCTTGGGCGTTTTTGGAGCCTATTTTTTGTTTAATAGGATGAACACAAGCCAAGATTTCAGGCAAACAATGAGCAAGAAATTTCCCTTCATCTTGGAAGTTTATTACAAATCCATTGAACAGTCTGGAATGTATGGAGTCAGAGAGCAAGAtcaagaaaaatggctgaatagCAAAAATTAG